A single Nycticebus coucang isolate mNycCou1 chromosome 16, mNycCou1.pri, whole genome shotgun sequence DNA region contains:
- the LOC128567290 gene encoding uncharacterized protein LOC128567290 produces MSFHPLITERARHPNAASPIQYISIRNSAETSKRIGYQNGVQRQSASPSLSPGRIKHGSSFLLLELSSNLTSEASRTPSVRLTGPATTPQSRRMCGPMAKVWRVSGTGPVAGWQPRPSLAARPPPPRPSPGQEVGGEGPAGTGEGRDGGERQLCSALPAENQPLEVTSAPPSGEGTPREPLRLPPAGSGETGRLRQACSGFAASEPSQLKKLFHSQFHQQFGDFSEDAFFNTHFTDENIESVYARSFYSTLRRFFFFFPVHPIQNWQGGRNSCFLTPSTHTLTQTLHCLENRTGSFLCPQPPALTAQ; encoded by the exons ATGTCATTTCATCCGTTAATAACAGAGAGAGCCAGGCACCCAAATGCAGCAAGCCCCATTCAATACATCAGTATTAGGAACTCTGCAGAGACGAGTAAACG taTAGGATACCAGAATGGAGTACAACGCCAGAGTGCATCGCCAAGCCTGAGCCCAGGAAGGATAAAACACGGCTCTTCCTTTCTGCTACTGGAACTCTCCAGCAACCTGACCTCAGAAGCATCGCGCACGCCCTCAGTCCGCCTGACAGGCCCCGCCACCACTCCTCAGAGTCGCCGGATGTGCGGGCCGATGGCCAAGGTTTGGAGAGTTTCCGGGACTGGCCCGGTGGCAGGGTGGCAGCCCCGCCCTTCCCTGGCAGCCAGGCCTCCTCCTCCTCGGCCCTCgccagggcaggaggtgggaggggaaggtCCTGCTGGGACGGGGGAGGGCAGGGACGGGGGAGAGCGCCAGCTCTGCTCCGCTCTGCCCGCCGAGAATCAGCCTCTGGAAGTGACCAGCGCTCCTCCTAGCGGGGAAGGAACGCCCCGAGAGCCTCTCCGGCTGCCCCCGGCCGGATCCGGGGAGACCGGGCGCCTCCGCCAGGCCTGCTCCGGCTTCGCTGCGTCAGAGCCATCGCAGTTGAAAAAGCTCTTTCACAGCCAGTTCCACCAACAATTTGGTGATTTTTCAGAGGATGCATTTTTTaacacccatttcacagatgagaacaTTGAGTCTGTCTATGCCAGGTCTTTTTATTCTACTCTCcgcaggttttttttcttttttccagtacACCCCATTCAAAACTGGCAAGGAGGAAGAAATAGCTGTTTTCTCACCCCGTCCACCCACACCCTCACACAAACGTTGCACTGTCTGGAGAACAGGACTGGTTCTTTTCTTTGCCCTCAGCCACCAGCCCTAACTGCCCAGTAG